Genomic DNA from uncultured Fusobacterium sp.:
GACTTTTAATTGATTTTATGAAAAAAAATAATGCTGAAATAATTATAAGAGGATTAAGAGCTGTATCAGATTATGAATATGAATTAGGATATGCTTTTGTAAATCATGATTTATCTGATGGAGAGGTAGAGACTATATTTATTCCAGCTGCTAGAGAGTATATGTATTTAAGCTCTAGTGCTGTTAGAGAAGCAGCTACAGTAGGAGCAAGATTAGATATATTTGTAGACAATAAAATAATAGATATAGTTAAAGAAAAAGCTAAAAGTATAAAAGGATAGGTTATAAATGGCAAAAACTAAGAGTTTTTATGTATGTAGTGAATGTGGATATAAAACAGTGAAATGGACGGGGAAGTGTCCTCAATGTAATAATTGGGGAACTTTTGAAGAGGAGATAGAAGTTGCAACTTCTACTGGAATCCCTGTTGCTTCATCAGCTACTTCAATAAAAGAAACAGCAGAAAGAGTTTTTTCCTTTGAAAGTATTATACTTGAAGAAAATGAAAGATATAAAACTCAGATGGGAGAGTTTGATAGAGTATTAGGGGGAGGACTTTTAAGTGGTGAGGTTGTTTTGATAACAGGAAATCCTGGGATAGGAAAATCTACATTACTTTTACAAGTAGCTAATGAGTACACTACATATGGAGATGTAATCTATATATCAGGGGAAGAATCTCCTTCTCAAGTTAAAAATAGAGGAGAGAGGTTAAAAATAAAAAGTAAAAATTTGTATTTAATGTCAGAGACAGATATCTCTAAAATATATGAATATTTAATTTCTAAAAAGCCTAAAGTAGTTATTGTAGACTCAATACAAACTTTATATAACTCAGTTGTAGATTCTATTCCAGGAACGCCTACACAAATAAGAGAGTGTACTTTAAAAATAATAGAGCTAGCAAAAAAATATGGAATCTCTTTTTTTATAGTAGGACATATTACAAAAGATGGAAAAGTAGCAGGACCTAAACTGTTAGAACATATGGTAGATGCTGTATTTAACTTTGAAGGAGAAGAGGGACTTTTTTATAGAATTTTAAGAAGTACTAAAAATAGATTTGGTTCAACAAATGAGTTAGCTGTTTTTAATATGGAAGAAGATGGAATGAAAGAGATAAAAAATTCTTCTGAATATTTTTTAAGTGAGAGAGAAGAGAAAAATATTGGAAGTATGGTAGTTCCTGTTTTAGAAGGAACAAAGGTTTTTTTATTGGAAGTTCAAACTCTTCTTACTGAAGTTACAATTGGTATACCTAAAAGAATTGTTCAAGGTTTTGATAGAAATAGAATACAAATTTTAATAGCAATAGCAGAAAAAAAGATGCATATAAATTTATCAATGAAAGATATTTTTTTAAATATTCCAGGAGGACTTAATATTGAAGATCCAGCAGCAGATTTAGCAGTATTAATTTCAATGCTTTCAATTTATAAGGGAGTAGAAATTAGTCAAAAAATTGCAGCAATAGGGGAGTTAGGTCTAAGAGGAGAGATAAGAAAAGTATTTTTTATAGATAAAAGATTGAGAGAGTTAGAGAAATTAGGATTTAAAGGGGTTTATATTCCTGAGGCTAATAGAAAAGAGATAGAGAAAAATAAATATAATTTGAAACTGATATATTTAAAGAATTTAGAAGAACTTTTAGAAAGGATGAATTAAAGATGGACAGTAAAAAATTAGAAGAGATGCTGTCATTTGTAACACCTGGGACAGCTCTCAGAGAAGGATTAAATAATATATTAGAAGCTGGATTAGGAGCTCTAATTGTTGTTGGATTTGATGAAAATGTAAAAAAACTAACAGATGGTGGATTTTTCTTAGATTGTGATTTTACTCCAGAAAGAGTTTATGAACTTGCTAAGATGGATGGAGCAATAATATTAGATGCAGAGTGTAAAAAAATTATGTATGCCAATGTTCATCTTCAACCAGATAGAAAATATAAGTCTACAGAGAGTGGAACAAGACATAGAACTGCTCAAAGAGCTGGTCAACAAACTGGAAAACTTGTAATAGCTGTATCAGAAAGAAGAAATGTAATTACTTTATATAAAGATGATATAAGGTATAGATTAAAAGATGTTTCTTCTATTGAAAGTGAAGCTTCTCAAGCTATAAAAACTATGGAGAGATATAAAGCTGTTTTAGATAGAGCATTAGCTAATTTAACAATACTTGAATTAGATAATACAGCAACTTTATATGATGTAGCTACAGCACTTCAAAGATTTGAAATGCTTAGAAGAATAGGTGATGAAGTAAATAATTGTGTTGTTGAACTTGGAGTAGAAGGAAGACTTTTAAATCTACAGTTTCAAGATTTAAATCAAGATATTGAAGAGGATGAATATGATCTAATTAGAGATTATATTGGAGAAGATATCGAGTACAAAGATGTAAAAGAGAAAATGCATAGTTTAGATGATGAAGAGCTGTTAGAAGTTGAAAATTTTTCTCATGCTCTTGGATATGGTAAAAGTTATAGTTTATTAGATAATGAAGTAAGTCCAAAAGGATATAGACTTTTAGGTAGAATTAGTAAACTAACTAAAAAAGATATAGATAAATTAATTAGTAAATACAATGGAATTTCAATGTTACAAGAGGTTCCTGATGAAGAGCTATCAGAAATGAAAATCAGTAAAGCTAAAATAAAAGCTCTAAAGAGTGGTTTGAAAAGATTAAAATTAACTGTAGAGTTAGAAAAGGTATAGTAAATTTTTCCTTTTCCTTTACTCTTTTATTATCCCAATTTCAATTTAAGAAATTTTCTAGAATAGATAATAAACTTCAAGAATGACGAAGATTGAAGAGAATAAATAGAGCAAGTTAGCGAAATTGAACGCTAAAAAACACAACTGTTTGAGTGAAACGAGTTTTCCAATAGTAGAGAAGTTTTAACGACTACTACTATTGAGACACAGAAATTTATTTTCTGTGTTACATTAAGGAAACACTGAAAGCTTTGCTTTCTGTGTCTCAAAATTCTTAGAGAGCTAAAGCTCTTAGAATTTTGGAAGCACTACTTGCTCTTTATTCTTTGAACGAAAGTCATTCTTGAATTAGTTATAATTACTTTAATTTCTTAAATTGCAACAGCCTCTTTTTTATTTATTTTTAAATTTTATAAAAATTAAAGTAAATATGAGTAAAATCATCTGGTACCAAAGCAAAGAAATCAGTTCTAATGGTGACACTTTATCTCCAGCAAAATTTAAAAGAATAAGCATTTGAGCTCCATAGGGAATCATTCCTTGAAATATACAAGAAAATATATCTAGAATAGCGGCACTTTCCTTAGGATTCACATCATATTTTTTTGAAATATCTTTAGCTATAGGTCCACTTATTATAATTGCAACTGTATTATTAGCAACTGCCATATCAATTAGAGAAACGAGAAATCCTATTCCTAATTTAGCAGTTTTTTTACCAATAATTAATTTTTGAATATGACCAATTAACCATTCAATTCCCCCTGCTTTAGCAGTCATATTAGCTAGTCCTCCAGAAAGAAGAGAAAGTAAAAATATTTCATTCATTCCTTGGAAACCAGTATAAATCTCTTTTGAAAGAGAAAGTAGGGTAAAATCTCCAGCTAAAAATCCAATTAATCCAGCTATAATAATTCCACAAGCTAAAACTACAAAAACATTTAATCCACTTATAGCCATAACTAAAACTGCTATATATGGAATAACTTTAAAAATATTATAATTTAAAACCTCTAAAGTAGTTATATGTTCAGGAGAACCGAAGATAACTAAAAGTATGGTTGTTAAAATAGCTGCAGGAAGAGCCATGTATAAATTGACTCTAAATTTATCTTTCATTTCTACATTTTGTGTACGAGTAGCTGCTATAGTTGTATCAGAAATAATAGATAGATTATCTCCAAACATAGCTCCTCCCATTACAGCTGCTAGTATAAGTGGAAGGGAAACTCCACTTTTTTCAGCTAGACCAACTGCAATAGGAGCTATTGAAACAATAGAACCCACAGAAGTTCCTGTTGCTGTAGAGATAAAACCAGCTACTATAAATAAACTAGGAGCTAAAAAATTTACAGGAATATATGAAAGAGCAAGATTGACAGTAGAATCTACTCCTCCCATAGCTTTAGCAACTCCAGCAAATGCACCAGCTAAAAGATATATTATACACATAGTAACTATATCTTGATGTCCACATCCTTCTAAAAAAGTATGAAATTTCTCTTTAATATTTCCTTTAAAAAGAATAAAGGCAAAAATAATTCCAATAAAAACAGCAACAGGAGATGGCAGTTGATAGAAAGCCATAGAAACTCCTTGAAGTTGTAATAAAATACCAGTTCCTAAGTATATTAGAACAAAAATAATCAGGGGTACCAACCCAATAAAACTACTTTCTATATTTTTTTTCATTAAGTCCTCCATTTTTTATAAGTTAATATAGATAAAATTCAATTATTGAAATATCATTTTTATTATATGTAATTTTTATGGACATATTTTTATCTTTTAAAGTGACAGATTCTTTATCTTTCAAAGAGTATAAAGTAATAGTAAACATATATTTTGAGAGTTGTGGTAAATTATTTTTTTGAATAAATAAAAGAATTTCTGTATGCATTTGAAATAAAGATTTAAAAGCTTTTTTCAAAATAAAATCAGGTTTTTCAATAATTTCATTTATATTATCTTGAGTAAGAGAAGCTTTTAAATTTTTTTCAATATCACTATCATAATTTTTTAAAACATATTCAACTTTTTCTTTTGCAAAATCCTCTCCATATTCAGTAATAGTTTTTATTAATAAAGAATAAATTTCAGAGAAATTTTTAATATTATTTCCTAATTTAGCCATTAAAATATCTATTGTATGTAAAGTAGGGTCACTATTAGAATCAACAGTTACTGGAACTATTCTATTTAAATTAATTCCTAGAATCTTTGCACTTTTATGTTCACCATTTTTAATTTTTTGATAAGTTAATTCAATTTCACCATTGTTTTTAATATCTTCTAATATTGGTATTAATAAATTTTTTTCAATATCATAAAATCTTTTATAAGAATCACCAATTTCCAATATCTCTCTAAGTTCTTCAATAGAAATATAAATATTATCTTCTCTATTATTATAGATGTATTGATATAATCTATAAGAGAATTTTTCTTCTAAGAAAAGAATGTTTCTAAGTCCTAGTTTATCAAAAAAAGATCCTTTTTTAAAAGAACTAGTAATTTCATCAGAAAAAACTAAATATATAAAAGCATTATTAATGTGATAGGATTGAAGTATATTTATACAGGTAAAATAGTTATTTTCTTTAGAAGAGATAATTATATTTTTATTCATAAGATTGTTTAGAAATTTAATTACATTCTCTTTTTCTTTTAAGGAATAAATTTCATAAAATTTTAAAAGAGATATATGATTATATTTTTGCATTTTAATATGTCGAAAAAATTCTTTATCTTTTTTCGTCAAATGTTTGGTAAAATCAATTTTTATATCTTTACCTATCAATTCAAAATTTAATAGTGAAAATTTATCATTGATTTTATTCATTTATCCTCCCTAAAAATTTTTATAATAAATTTGAATATTTTTTTTAGAATTTATAAACGAAAAAAAATAAAAATATTTCGTTATACCCTATTAGTTTATCATTATTTCTATAAAAAATCAATATAATTACTTAAATAATAAGAGTCTATAACGAAAAAAGTTCAAAAAATGATGAATTTGACTTTTTATAAGATGTAATATATTATAAATATGTAAAAATAAAAAATTTGGAGGTTAAAATGGATTTATCAATTGAAGAGATAGCAATGACAATTGTTGGAAATGCTGGAGAAGCAAGAAGCTTAGCATTTGAAGCTTTAAAAGAAGCAAAAGATGGAAATTATGAGAAAGCAAAAGAGTATTTAGAACAATCTAAAGAAAGAAGTTTAGCTGCTCATGAGATGCAAACAGAGTTAATTTGTAATGAGGCAGATGGAAATGGAATAGAGATGAATTTACTTATGGTACATGCTCAAGATCATTTAATGACTTCTATACTAGCTAGAGAATTAATAGAAGAGATGATTGGATTATATAAAAAATTAGATAAATAACCTTTTATTTAAGAGGAGGAAATTATGAAAAGAGAATGGGGTATGATAGCTACTTGGAGAATGGCAGGAGATGCCGTTGGTTTAGGAGCAGATATACTAAAAAATGATGGAAAATGTCAAGATGCAGTAGAAAAAGCAATTATGCAAGTTGAAGATTATCCATTTTATAAATCTGTAGGTTATGGAGGACTTCCTAATGAAGATTGTGAAGTTGAATTAGATGCAGCTTTTATGGATGGAAAAACATTATCAATTGGAGCAGTAGCTGGAATAAGAGATTATAAAAATCCTGTATCAATAGCTAGAAAATTAAGTGAGGATAGATTTAATATCTTTTTAGTTGGTGCAGGGGCAGAAGCTTATGCTCATAAAAATGGTTTTGTAAGACAAAATATGCTTACTGAAAGAGCTAAAAAGACTTGGGAAAAAAGAAAGAAAGAGATATATGAGAAAAATCTTTCTCCATATGATGGACATGATACAGTGTGTATGATAGCTCTTGATAAAGAGGAAGATATGGCAGTAGCTACTTCTACAAGTGGATTATTTATGAAAAAGAGAGGAAGAGTTGGAGATTCTCCAGTATCAGGATCAGGTTTTTATGTAAATAATGAAGTTGGTGGAGCCGCTGCAACAGGACTTGGTGAAGATATAATGAAAGGTTGTCTTTCATATGAAGTAGTTCAAAGAATGAAAAAAGGAGAAAGTCCTATGGAAGCAGCTCAAGGTGCTGTAATGGATTTCACTGAAGAGTTGAAAAAAAGAAGAGGACATGCTGGAGCAATATCTGTAATTGCCTTAAATAATAAAGGTGAATGGGGAATAGGAACAAATGTAGAATTTACTTTTGCTGCTGCAACTTCTGATGAGAATCCTCAAGTGTATATAGCAAATCCAATTGAGGGAACAAGAGAAGTAAAAATTGAACCTGTTTCTAAAGAATATATGGAAGAATATAAAAAAAGTATTCAAAAACCAATAGAATAATTATATAATAATAGGGAGGACAAATGAATAAATTAATCAGCATATTAGAAGAAAAATTAGTGCCAGTAGCTGCTTGGATAGAGCAAAATAGATTTATTAATGGAATTAGAAGAGCATTTATAATGTTAATGCCACTTCTTATGATAGGATCATTATTTTTAATGATACAAGCTTTTCCTTTACCAATATATCAAAGAGGAATGGCAGCTTTACTAGGGGAGAATTGGAAAGATATATTTGATATTCCTGTAAATGCAACTTTCTCAATGTTAGCTGTATATATCTCTTTCTTAGTAGCACAACAATTAGCTAAGCAATTTGAATTAGATAGTATAGCAGTTGGACTTTTATCAATGGCTTCTTTCTTAATCTTAACTCCATTAGGAAAAACAGCTGAATTTGGTAATGTTATTACTTTTGATTGGTTAGGAAGTAAAGGAATGTTTATAGCAATGCTTATTGGAATTGCTACTACTATGATATTTAGATTTTTCGTACAAAGAAATATCTTAGTAAAAATGCCTGAAGGAGTTCCACCTGAAGTAATAAGATCTTTTGAAGCTTTAATACCAGGAGCAGTTATTTTAATTCTTGCTTTACTTTTAAGAGTCGGAATGGAACATACATCATTTGGAACTATTCACGACTTTGTATATAAAGTTTTAGCTTT
This window encodes:
- the coaD gene encoding pantetheine-phosphate adenylyltransferase — translated: MRIGVYAGSFDPITKGHFDVIKKSLKITDKLIVAVMNNANKKGWFSLEERKTMIEMLTSEFGDKVEVKSFDGLLIDFMKKNNAEIIIRGLRAVSDYEYELGYAFVNHDLSDGEVETIFIPAAREYMYLSSSAVREAATVGARLDIFVDNKIIDIVKEKAKSIKG
- the radA gene encoding DNA repair protein RadA, with translation MAKTKSFYVCSECGYKTVKWTGKCPQCNNWGTFEEEIEVATSTGIPVASSATSIKETAERVFSFESIILEENERYKTQMGEFDRVLGGGLLSGEVVLITGNPGIGKSTLLLQVANEYTTYGDVIYISGEESPSQVKNRGERLKIKSKNLYLMSETDISKIYEYLISKKPKVVIVDSIQTLYNSVVDSIPGTPTQIRECTLKIIELAKKYGISFFIVGHITKDGKVAGPKLLEHMVDAVFNFEGEEGLFYRILRSTKNRFGSTNELAVFNMEEDGMKEIKNSSEYFLSEREEKNIGSMVVPVLEGTKVFLLEVQTLLTEVTIGIPKRIVQGFDRNRIQILIAIAEKKMHINLSMKDIFLNIPGGLNIEDPAADLAVLISMLSIYKGVEISQKIAAIGELGLRGEIRKVFFIDKRLRELEKLGFKGVYIPEANRKEIEKNKYNLKLIYLKNLEELLERMN
- the disA gene encoding DNA integrity scanning diadenylate cyclase DisA; this translates as MDSKKLEEMLSFVTPGTALREGLNNILEAGLGALIVVGFDENVKKLTDGGFFLDCDFTPERVYELAKMDGAIILDAECKKIMYANVHLQPDRKYKSTESGTRHRTAQRAGQQTGKLVIAVSERRNVITLYKDDIRYRLKDVSSIESEASQAIKTMERYKAVLDRALANLTILELDNTATLYDVATALQRFEMLRRIGDEVNNCVVELGVEGRLLNLQFQDLNQDIEEDEYDLIRDYIGEDIEYKDVKEKMHSLDDEELLEVENFSHALGYGKSYSLLDNEVSPKGYRLLGRISKLTKKDIDKLISKYNGISMLQEVPDEELSEMKISKAKIKALKSGLKRLKLTVELEKV
- a CDS encoding Na+/H+ antiporter NhaC family protein — its product is MEDLMKKNIESSFIGLVPLIIFVLIYLGTGILLQLQGVSMAFYQLPSPVAVFIGIIFAFILFKGNIKEKFHTFLEGCGHQDIVTMCIIYLLAGAFAGVAKAMGGVDSTVNLALSYIPVNFLAPSLFIVAGFISTATGTSVGSIVSIAPIAVGLAEKSGVSLPLILAAVMGGAMFGDNLSIISDTTIAATRTQNVEMKDKFRVNLYMALPAAILTTILLVIFGSPEHITTLEVLNYNIFKVIPYIAVLVMAISGLNVFVVLACGIIIAGLIGFLAGDFTLLSLSKEIYTGFQGMNEIFLLSLLSGGLANMTAKAGGIEWLIGHIQKLIIGKKTAKLGIGFLVSLIDMAVANNTVAIIISGPIAKDISKKYDVNPKESAAILDIFSCIFQGMIPYGAQMLILLNFAGDKVSPLELISLLWYQMILLIFTLIFIKFKNK
- a CDS encoding replication initiation protein, which translates into the protein MNKINDKFSLLNFELIGKDIKIDFTKHLTKKDKEFFRHIKMQKYNHISLLKFYEIYSLKEKENVIKFLNNLMNKNIIISSKENNYFTCINILQSYHINNAFIYLVFSDEITSSFKKGSFFDKLGLRNILFLEEKFSYRLYQYIYNNREDNIYISIEELREILEIGDSYKRFYDIEKNLLIPILEDIKNNGEIELTYQKIKNGEHKSAKILGINLNRIVPVTVDSNSDPTLHTIDILMAKLGNNIKNFSEIYSLLIKTITEYGEDFAKEKVEYVLKNYDSDIEKNLKASLTQDNINEIIEKPDFILKKAFKSLFQMHTEILLFIQKNNLPQLSKYMFTITLYSLKDKESVTLKDKNMSIKITYNKNDISIIEFYLY
- a CDS encoding PTS lactose/cellobiose transporter subunit IIA: MDLSIEEIAMTIVGNAGEARSLAFEALKEAKDGNYEKAKEYLEQSKERSLAAHEMQTELICNEADGNGIEMNLLMVHAQDHLMTSILARELIEEMIGLYKKLDK
- a CDS encoding N(4)-(beta-N-acetylglucosaminyl)-L-asparaginase — its product is MKREWGMIATWRMAGDAVGLGADILKNDGKCQDAVEKAIMQVEDYPFYKSVGYGGLPNEDCEVELDAAFMDGKTLSIGAVAGIRDYKNPVSIARKLSEDRFNIFLVGAGAEAYAHKNGFVRQNMLTERAKKTWEKRKKEIYEKNLSPYDGHDTVCMIALDKEEDMAVATSTSGLFMKKRGRVGDSPVSGSGFYVNNEVGGAAATGLGEDIMKGCLSYEVVQRMKKGESPMEAAQGAVMDFTEELKKRRGHAGAISVIALNNKGEWGIGTNVEFTFAAATSDENPQVYIANPIEGTREVKIEPVSKEYMEEYKKSIQKPIE
- a CDS encoding PTS sugar transporter subunit IIC, with the translated sequence MNKLISILEEKLVPVAAWIEQNRFINGIRRAFIMLMPLLMIGSLFLMIQAFPLPIYQRGMAALLGENWKDIFDIPVNATFSMLAVYISFLVAQQLAKQFELDSIAVGLLSMASFLILTPLGKTAEFGNVITFDWLGSKGMFIAMLIGIATTMIFRFFVQRNILVKMPEGVPPEVIRSFEALIPGAVILILALLLRVGMEHTSFGTIHDFVYKVLALPLKSLGTSYIGSLFTVLAISVLWSVGINSGSMVNGIVRPFWLENQVENIAAMQAGQPLPHVITEQFFDMIWMGGAGATLSLLLAIIIFAKSKHIRAVGEIGAVPGLFNINEPVLFGLPVILNPIMLIPFNIIPLVMVSTQYIAMSIGLVSKPIGIAFPWPTPAVISGFLTVGDISGSIMQIVNLLIGAMIYLPFLRILDKAAKKEEAGASEE